TTTACTACAATTAGAAATGCAGGCTAATCTTATACTTTGCTTGTTAGTATTTTTGTGAGAAATTATTGCAACGAACCGTCGGAACAATTTGCCATACAAAGCTGTCTTTCTTTACAATCCAAGTTATTTGCTTCATTTAAAGTTTCGTAATAGGGATGTATTGGTTGTTCTTTTGAGAAATCAATTTGGTTTGGTTTCGAATTTAATCCTAAAATTAAGGAAAAATATATTATAAAGAAGAAATTGACCATTATTTGAGTATCGTTCATGTTGAAGTGCTAATTTATTGTTTTTTAAGTTATAATGTCAGTAGATGTATGGATTTTTATAAGGGAATTTTGCTACTTAGCTGAGAATTCCATTTCTTCATTTTTATATAAAACGAATTTTTTATCGAAATCATAGGTGAAATTTATAGTAAGATTTCTTGGAGTAAGAATTTCTAGAATATTTTTGTTTTTTTGACTATTTGTATCAAAAGAAATGATATTCCTGATACACATTTGGAAATCGTTCCCCGTTTTTAGAATATATTCATTATACGGATGAACATCATTAATGTAATAGGGTCTATTTTTTCTAACAAAACCGCCTCGATAAAAGTAGGAGTAAGGATAAAAGTAAGAAACGATCGAAATAGGCGGATTTTCATTGAGTTTAAATTGATAATACTTAATATCTTCGAAAATATCAATATCCTTCTCTTTATCGAAGCAAAATTCGTATAATAGATTCACATTGTTTTTATTAAATTGGTTAATTTGTAAAATATCTCCTTTATTAAAGGTCGCATTATTTGGATCTTTAATAATTTCCTTTAAATTTTCATATTCTAGGAAGAAAGCAGAATGATCATAGAATGTTGAACCATAGAAAGCAGCTTCTTGAAATCGAATACTTGCTGTTTTGTTTAATCTATAATTTGAATTGATTCCTGGTGATATAATAGTCAGGGCGCAACCAAAGAAGGGAAGAATAAGAAAAATTAATATTTTTTTGTTCATAACAATATTTTAAAAAATGGCGTATAACGAACTAGACTAACCGACGTAGGCTGGCCCTGAGTCCCGGGACGGGACGTTAGGGACTGGAACGACGCTTGCGCAAGCAAGAGGAGTGCCAGAAGCCTATGTGTCGCAGACCAAGCGAGGGCGTAAGTCCCGAAGCGCAGCGGTTAGTCGCTGTTATGCGCCGTGTTTTTTTTGTAAAATCGATTCTTTAATTTCAGCATGGACTAAATCAATAGGGCGGGGAGATAAAAGCAATTTGATATCTGAAATCGATTGAAGGTAGTTTAATCCAATTGCTTGCTCATCAGTAATTGGATAATATTGCCATTCTGGTTCGTTTGTTAAATCATCTAAATAAAAAGATAGGTAAGGGGAAATTGGGAATATAATTTTAGTATTCGGTCTATTTATTCCAAAATTTTTATCATTAAGTATTATGACTGGATTATCGCTAGTAATCAAGAGAGGTTTTTTACAAATCAGAATTGACCATCTTTTTTTTATTAATTCAGTTGCTATTTCAAAGGATGACTCCTTTAAGATTTTTATAAAACTTTCTTTAATATCTATCTTTGTTAAATTTTTGTATTCCTCAAATTCTTTTTTACCTAAATGATTTTCCTTATTTTCTTCCTGATATAAAATTATGTCCGTATTTTCGAATAGACTTCCAAATAAATTTGTAATTTCTTTATGTAAATGTTCCCATTCCTTAAATTGGGTAGGATTTCTGTTCAGCATAATGCTTATAAATAGTGACAATCCTTTTTTATAAGCTTTTAAATCATTGGAATCATTGAGCTGAGAATTTAATAATTCCCACATTTTACTCATAAATCCTTCAATTTCCGCAAACTCATTTTCAAGGCTTACATTCATTCCAGAATCCGTTCGGAGTGAATATAAATGTTTCTCATAGGCTATTTTATGTATACCGGTTGGAAAAGTTGAATTTCCATTTCCATAGTTCTGACACCAAATTTTAGGGTATTTCAAATTTCTTGTTTCGGGTATTGAGAAATATTTTAAATAAAATTTTGGTACATAGTGATGGTCTTTCGGTTGATTTTTCATGATATTTCAAACATGGCGCATAACGAATTAGGGGAGACGACGTTCCCTGACCCTGAGTCCCGGAACGGGACGTTAGGGACTGGCACGGAGTTTGCGGATGCAAACGAGTGACAGAAAGGGAATGTGGCGTAGCCCGAACGAGGCCGGCAGTGCCGAAGTGAAGCGTTTCCCCGCTGTTATGCGTAGTTATCGCAAGCTTATTTTTTATCTCTATCTTCAATGCCTTTTATTTTTTCGTTGGGTAAATTTGAGTAAATTCCACCGATTCGTTTTGGTAATGAAATCATATATTCTACAATCACGTTTACCAACTCAAATAAATTTGATACAGTATCGATCTCATCAGTATCAATCTGGCCTGGATGAACTGCGTCATTTCCAATTACTCTTACAATATCTAGAGATTGTTGTACTAGTTCCGGAAGGCCTTTTTTTACTAAATTTCCGATATCTGTGTTAATATTTTTTCCTTCTTCGCCCAATTCTTTGCATAATATCTGAATAGCTAATCGTAATAAAGCTGCAGAACCGCGAGGTGATTTAAGGCTAATGCTACTAGCTTCATTATAAAGTTTAAGAACTGGCTCAGGCATATCTGGATTCGCCGGCAAAGAATTTCCCGTTCCTGGGTAGTAGTTTTGACCCTGTATCCATAATGCATGGTTTCCACAGTGATCACATGTGCTTGCTTTAATTATATTTTTTTCTGGATGCATATTATTTCGATATCCATCCCATCCGTATTGATCCCAACTTTGTTTAGAAAGAACACCACAATGGTAACAAGTAAAGGATTTTTGACTAGCTTTAGGTATTACATATTTCATATATTTCTTTCTTAATTAAACTATTTTTAGAAGCTAATTTGACAATTTGATTTTGCGATAATTACGCATAACGTAACTAGCTAACCGACGTAGGCTGTCCCTGAGCCTCTGGAAGAGGCGTTAGGGATTGGCACGACGCTTGCGTAAGCAAGAGGAGTGACAAAAGCCTATGTGCCGTAGGCCGAGCGAGGGCGTAGACCCGAAGCGAAGTGGTTAGCGGCAGTTATACGACGTTCTTTTCTATAATAACTAAATAATTTATAATATGAAAATATTTATAATATTTTCAAGAAAATCAACTCAATTTATAGAAATATATTTAAAGTAATTATATTGGAATCTGGAGATTGAATTTGGTTTTAAATTTCTATTAAACTTGAAATAATTATTCAGATATAAAATTTGCTAATAAAATTTTGAATAGAGTATTACGTTAAAAATCCCTAAGATAAGTTTCATTTAGCGATTACTTTATGTTAATTTCTATCCAACTTAGAATAACTAAAATAATGAAAGAGAGAGCAGTTCCAAAAATTCCAACTAATGTAAGGTTCTCTAGTAAAGAGCTTACTTTCTTACCTCGATAAAAATAAACGTTTTCAGGAAAATTAAATGAATTTATTTCATAGAATCCAGGGTATTTGATATGTTTGTCGAATTTACCTTCAAATTTAGTTTTTTTATTTGATTGAACTTTATTATGGGATGTGTAGAAGTAGTCCGCCCCTATTTTTTCAATAGGATCATTGAAACCGACATGAGCGTAAAAACAATATTCATCTGGTATAATGATGAAAATTTTAGGCGATGTAATTTTAAATGGCCATGAAAGAGATGAAGTTATGAAGATTAAGAATATTGATCCGTATAGGAAGAATTTAGTTTTCATAGCATAATATTTGAAATTCTCTTTCTGGTTCATTATATTTTGTTTTAATATAGGACATTTAAAAGAATGTCGTATAACGAACTAGGCTTAACGACGTTCCCCGACCCTGAGTCCCGACGGGACGTTAGGGACTGGCCACGTAGCTTGCGTATGCAAGCGAGTGCCAGAAGGGGAATGTGGCGTAGCCCAAGCGAGGGCGAAGTCCCGAAGCGGAGCGTTAAGACGCTGTTAGTTGCAGTTTCCGAATTTAAGAAGGCATTGGTTTAAGAAAGTAAGGATTATAAATCTTAGATTCTTGAATTTCTTCTTTTCTTATTCTTTTTCTTCGCTCCGAATTTTCTCTTTTCTTAATTTCGTAAATCTTGTTTTTCGCCAATGTATCCCAAACAGAGCTTCTTAGTTCTTCTCAATTGTACTTTATATTTTGTTAGACTACGTAAACCAAGAAAAACAAAAATAGTGAAAATTACTTTAATGTTCTTTGAATTTTTTTTATTTCTTTTGTCTTTTTCTTAATTAAATTTCTTTTAATGAATAACGATAATCAGCGAAAAACGCATCATATATTTACTTTTTTCTAATTTTCGGAAATTGCAACTAACGAACTAGACTAACCGACGTAGGTTGGCCCTGAGTCCCAACGGGACGTTAGGGACTGGCCACGACACTTGCGCAGGCAAGGGGAGTGCCAGAAGCCTATGTGTCGCAGACCAAGCGAGGGCGTAAGTCCCGAAGCGCAGCGGTTAGTTGCTGTTATGCGAAGGTTTCGGGTTTGTTGTATGAATTACGCCACGGACGGCGTTCTTTTTCTTCCTGTTTTTGGGGTTTTGACTTTATATTCTTTTACTAGAATGTCAGTTGGAATACCTAGATTTTGATTAATTTTTCTAATCATTTCCAATGTTAGTTTTCTTTTTCGATTTAAGATTTCAGTGGCACGACTTCGTCCGCCGATTAGATTTCCCAAATCAACACTTTTCATATTCATCTCGTCCATAACGGATTTTAAAGCTTCAATTGGATCTGGATCTTCAATCGTGTAGTGCTTAGCTTCGTAAGCATCAACTAAAGTGATTAGA
This is a stretch of genomic DNA from Leptospira terpstrae serovar Hualin str. LT 11-33 = ATCC 700639. It encodes these proteins:
- a CDS encoding DUF4145 domain-containing protein, producing MKYVIPKASQKSFTCYHCGVLSKQSWDQYGWDGYRNNMHPEKNIIKASTCDHCGNHALWIQGQNYYPGTGNSLPANPDMPEPVLKLYNEASSISLKSPRGSAALLRLAIQILCKELGEEGKNINTDIGNLVKKGLPELVQQSLDIVRVIGNDAVHPGQIDTDEIDTVSNLFELVNVIVEYMISLPKRIGGIYSNLPNEKIKGIEDRDKK
- a CDS encoding DUF4238 domain-containing protein; the protein is MKNQPKDHHYVPKFYLKYFSIPETRNLKYPKIWCQNYGNGNSTFPTGIHKIAYEKHLYSLRTDSGMNVSLENEFAEIEGFMSKMWELLNSQLNDSNDLKAYKKGLSLFISIMLNRNPTQFKEWEHLHKEITNLFGSLFENTDIILYQEENKENHLGKKEFEEYKNLTKIDIKESFIKILKESSFEIATELIKKRWSILICKKPLLITSDNPVIILNDKNFGINRPNTKIIFPISPYLSFYLDDLTNEPEWQYYPITDEQAIGLNYLQSISDIKLLLSPRPIDLVHAEIKESILQKKHGA
- a CDS encoding helix-turn-helix domain-containing protein, whose amino-acid sequence is MNIKPIKNQKDHLEAISEIEKLWDAKKNTPEYDKLDILITLVDAYEAKHYTIEDPDPIEALKSVMDEMNMKSVDLGNLIGGRSRATEILNRKRKLTLEMIRKINQNLGIPTDILVKEYKVKTPKTGRKRTPSVA